One Mycolicibacterium goodii genomic region harbors:
- the benA gene encoding benzoate 1,2-dioxygenase large subunit → MTTVHLSPDHLESVLADAVIEDPAAGVYRANRRIFTDAEIFELEMEHIFEGNWVYLAHESQVPNPGDYFTTYIGRQPVVITRDRDGDLHCLINACAHRGAMICRRKTDNRTTLTCPFHGWTFRNDGTLLKVKDPEGAGYPDTFNSDGSHNMTKVARFEGYRGFLFGSLNADVLPLAEHLGDATTVIDMLVDQSPDGLEVLRGASTYTYDGNWKVQAENGADGYHVTATHWNYAATTGRRSSGESKNDTKALDASGWGKSGGGYWSFPHGHLCLWTWAANPQDRPLWNRLDELKARFGEAKGEFMVKGSRNLCLYPNVYVMDQFSTQIRHFRPIAPDKTEVTIYCIAPRGESAEARAHRIRQYEDFFNASGMATPDDLEEFRSCQLTFRAQAAPWNDMSRGAQHWLSGPDPLAESLGMHGIVSAGIRNEDEGLYPVQHGYWLKTMRRAVNSTPSER, encoded by the coding sequence ATGACCACAGTCCACCTCTCCCCGGACCACCTGGAGAGCGTGCTGGCCGACGCGGTGATCGAGGATCCCGCGGCCGGCGTCTACCGCGCCAACCGTCGCATCTTCACCGACGCCGAGATCTTCGAGCTGGAGATGGAACACATCTTCGAAGGCAACTGGGTCTACCTCGCGCACGAGAGCCAGGTGCCGAACCCCGGTGACTACTTCACCACGTACATCGGGCGCCAGCCCGTGGTGATCACGCGGGACCGCGACGGCGACCTGCACTGCCTGATCAACGCGTGCGCACATCGCGGTGCCATGATCTGCCGACGCAAGACGGACAACCGCACCACGCTCACGTGTCCATTCCACGGTTGGACGTTCCGCAACGACGGCACGCTGCTCAAGGTCAAGGATCCCGAGGGCGCCGGATACCCGGACACGTTCAACTCCGACGGTTCTCACAACATGACGAAAGTCGCGCGCTTCGAAGGGTACCGGGGGTTCCTGTTCGGCAGCCTCAATGCGGATGTGCTGCCGCTCGCCGAGCATCTCGGCGACGCGACGACCGTGATCGACATGCTCGTCGACCAGTCACCCGACGGTCTCGAGGTGCTGCGAGGTGCGTCGACCTACACCTACGACGGCAACTGGAAGGTGCAGGCCGAGAACGGCGCCGACGGCTATCACGTGACCGCGACCCACTGGAACTACGCCGCCACCACGGGTCGGCGCAGTTCCGGCGAATCCAAGAACGACACCAAGGCACTCGACGCGAGCGGTTGGGGCAAGTCCGGTGGTGGCTACTGGTCCTTCCCCCATGGGCATCTGTGCCTGTGGACATGGGCCGCCAACCCGCAGGACCGTCCGTTGTGGAACCGGCTCGACGAGCTCAAGGCACGATTCGGCGAAGCCAAGGGCGAATTCATGGTCAAGGGATCGCGCAACCTGTGCCTTTACCCGAATGTCTATGTCATGGACCAGTTCTCGACACAGATCCGCCATTTCCGACCGATCGCCCCGGACAAGACCGAGGTCACCATCTACTGCATCGCCCCCAGGGGCGAGAGCGCCGAGGCCAGGGCCCACCGGATCCGTCAGTACGAGGACTTCTTCAACGCCTCCGGCATGGCCACCCCGGACGACCTCGAGGAGTTCCGGTCCTGCCAGCTCACCTTCCGCGCGCAGGCCGCGCCGTGGAACGACATGAGCCGCGGTGCCCAGCACTGGCTTTCCGGCCCCGACCCCCTCGCGGAGTCGCTCGGAATGCACGGCATCGTGTCGGCAGGCATCCGCAACGAGGACGAGGGCCTGTACCCGGTGCAGCACGGGTACTGGCTGAAGACCATGCGTCGCGCCGTCAACTCGACACCATCGGAGCGCTGA
- the benB gene encoding benzoate 1,2-dioxygenase small subunit has protein sequence MTTTEKPTKLITQNAIEQFLYREARYLDDREFEKWLECYADDVVYWMPSWADDDRLVEDPQRDISLIYYANKGGLEDRVFRIRTERSSATSLPEPRTSHNISNVEVIERRGDLVDVRFNWHTMYFRYKTVDPYYGTSFYTIDFAGEQPLIRRKTVVLKNDYIHHVVDVYHF, from the coding sequence ATGACCACCACCGAGAAACCGACGAAGCTGATCACGCAGAACGCCATCGAGCAGTTCCTCTACCGCGAGGCGCGTTACCTCGACGACCGCGAGTTCGAGAAATGGCTGGAGTGCTACGCCGACGACGTCGTCTACTGGATGCCGTCATGGGCCGACGACGACCGTCTCGTGGAAGACCCGCAACGCGACATCTCGCTGATCTACTACGCCAACAAGGGTGGCCTGGAGGACCGCGTGTTCCGCATCCGAACCGAACGTTCCTCTGCCACTTCGCTACCCGAACCTCGCACGAGCCACAACATCAGCAACGTCGAGGTCATCGAACGGCGCGGTGATCTGGTGGACGTCCGGTTCAACTGGCACACCATGTACTTCCGTTACAAGACGGTCGACCCGTACTACGGCACTTCCTTCTACACGATCGACTTCGCCGGTGAACAACCACTGATCCGACGCAAGACGGTCGTGCTCAAGAACGACTACATCCACCACGTGGTGGACGTCTACCACTTCTAG
- the benC gene encoding benzoate 1,2-dioxygenase electron transfer component BenC has product MIDRTQQADASPLGSETYSIALSFEDGVTRFITCRADQTVADASYRQRINIPLDCRDGACGTCKALCESGSYDGGTYIDDALAPDEAERGYVLPCSMKPRSDLVLQIAGTSDVAKTQATRYTGTVVELSRLSPTTVRFTVEIPNRSDLAFLPGQYVNVTVPGTDIARSYSFANAPDEALLSFLVKLVPGGVMSEYLSRRAAVGDTVGFTGPHGSFFLREAERPILLLAGGTGLAPVLSMLGKLSSDGSTRTAHLIYGVSSDADLVEVDRIAEFGSQLPGFTWDHCVSDPASTAANKVRIPELIDPGHLYDGDVAVYLCGPPPMVEAVRAHLAESGITPTGFYFEKFGLTRPATPAAPPAGSQIRTAQSEELLVAPDARMVGGQTIPSSITAVPLPDAVRDAEDPETARRIIGQLIAPASPGVPSALDEDGGALLPSCARLLAGQEVFTADAFSPVRESEPDPAPAPIPSDPVSPDGYQIGEEHPELHESDALFENRQALELGALELTIGRLSTAQLAGYRLLAESTLPYVDGDRFIDAVRYTETNAAFHDHLFTLTRNEHLLQAYQALDVKGRMSEVLRHATWCHPLCAQDHVRIVEAFEANDRTAARTLIMAHAECSKQTMRRALEDQERAQRERASAERRPRFISPGRFAGKVVVVTGAAQGIGAHTARRINAEGGRVVLVDRADLVHELAGELTTTGPAPLAVTADLENAEGAETVVRQAIGELGRIDVLINNVGGAINFKPFTQFTADEIHAEITRSLMTTLYCCRAALPAMVERGHGVIVNVSSAATRGIHRIPYSAAKGGINAITASLAMEYADYGIRVVATAPGGTDAPPRRIGRGTPVPVDDTERGWFQAHIDQTLASSLMHRYGTLDEQSAAICFLASDEASYITGSVLPVAGGDLG; this is encoded by the coding sequence ATGATCGACAGAACCCAACAGGCCGACGCAAGTCCACTGGGCAGCGAAACCTACTCGATCGCCTTGTCTTTCGAAGACGGCGTCACCCGATTCATCACCTGCCGTGCCGACCAGACCGTGGCCGACGCCTCCTATCGACAGCGCATCAACATCCCGCTGGACTGCCGCGACGGCGCCTGCGGAACCTGCAAAGCGCTGTGCGAATCCGGCAGCTACGACGGCGGCACGTACATCGACGACGCGCTTGCGCCCGACGAGGCCGAGCGTGGATACGTCCTGCCGTGCAGCATGAAACCGCGCTCGGATCTGGTACTACAGATCGCGGGCACGTCCGACGTCGCCAAGACACAGGCCACCAGGTACACCGGCACCGTCGTCGAACTGAGCCGGCTGTCGCCCACCACGGTCCGGTTCACCGTCGAGATCCCCAACCGGAGCGATCTGGCGTTCCTGCCAGGGCAGTACGTCAACGTCACGGTGCCGGGCACCGACATCGCCCGCTCGTACTCGTTCGCCAACGCACCCGACGAAGCGCTGCTGAGCTTTCTCGTGAAGCTGGTTCCGGGCGGGGTGATGTCGGAGTACCTGTCCCGGCGCGCGGCCGTCGGTGACACCGTCGGCTTCACCGGCCCGCACGGATCGTTCTTCCTGCGTGAGGCCGAGCGCCCTATTTTGCTGCTGGCGGGCGGCACCGGCCTGGCGCCGGTGCTGTCGATGCTGGGCAAGCTGAGTTCCGACGGCAGCACCCGCACGGCACACCTGATCTACGGCGTGAGCTCCGACGCGGATCTGGTCGAAGTGGACCGTATCGCCGAATTCGGCTCGCAACTCCCCGGATTCACGTGGGACCACTGTGTGTCGGATCCGGCGAGCACCGCGGCCAACAAGGTGCGCATACCCGAGCTGATCGACCCCGGGCACCTCTACGACGGTGACGTGGCCGTCTACCTGTGCGGTCCACCGCCCATGGTCGAGGCGGTCCGCGCGCACCTGGCCGAATCCGGGATCACACCGACCGGTTTCTACTTCGAGAAGTTCGGGCTCACCCGTCCCGCAACTCCCGCGGCACCCCCTGCTGGGTCGCAGATTCGGACCGCGCAGTCCGAGGAGTTGCTGGTGGCGCCCGACGCGCGCATGGTCGGCGGCCAGACCATACCGTCGAGCATCACCGCTGTCCCATTGCCGGACGCGGTGCGCGATGCCGAGGATCCCGAAACCGCGCGCCGGATCATCGGTCAGCTGATCGCACCCGCATCACCGGGTGTCCCCTCTGCGCTCGACGAGGACGGCGGCGCGCTGCTGCCTTCATGCGCTCGTCTGCTCGCGGGCCAGGAGGTGTTCACGGCCGACGCCTTCTCACCCGTACGCGAGTCCGAGCCGGATCCCGCACCCGCGCCGATTCCGTCGGATCCGGTGTCGCCGGACGGGTACCAGATCGGCGAGGAGCACCCCGAACTCCACGAGTCCGACGCCCTGTTCGAGAACCGTCAGGCGCTTGAACTCGGTGCGCTGGAGCTCACGATCGGACGGCTCAGCACCGCGCAATTGGCCGGTTACCGCCTGCTCGCCGAGTCGACGCTGCCGTATGTGGACGGTGACCGGTTCATCGATGCGGTCCGGTACACCGAGACCAACGCGGCATTCCACGACCACTTGTTCACCCTGACCCGCAACGAGCATCTGCTGCAGGCCTATCAGGCGCTCGACGTCAAAGGCCGCATGAGCGAGGTGCTGCGTCACGCTACCTGGTGTCACCCGCTGTGCGCACAGGACCATGTGCGGATCGTCGAGGCGTTCGAGGCCAACGATCGCACCGCGGCCCGAACCCTGATCATGGCACATGCGGAATGCTCCAAGCAGACCATGCGTCGTGCGCTCGAAGATCAGGAGCGGGCCCAACGTGAAAGAGCCTCCGCAGAACGCAGACCCAGGTTCATCTCCCCCGGCCGGTTCGCAGGCAAGGTTGTCGTGGTGACCGGGGCCGCCCAGGGCATCGGCGCGCACACCGCGCGGCGCATCAACGCCGAGGGTGGCCGGGTGGTTCTGGTCGACCGGGCCGATCTGGTCCACGAACTGGCCGGCGAATTGACGACCACCGGACCGGCACCCCTGGCGGTCACCGCCGACCTTGAGAACGCCGAGGGCGCCGAAACGGTTGTCCGACAGGCGATCGGTGAACTCGGACGCATCGACGTGCTGATCAACAACGTGGGCGGGGCGATCAACTTCAAACCGTTCACGCAGTTCACGGCCGACGAAATCCACGCCGAGATCACCCGATCCCTGATGACCACGCTGTACTGCTGTCGCGCAGCCCTGCCCGCGATGGTGGAGCGGGGGCACGGCGTGATCGTGAACGTGTCCTCGGCGGCGACCCGTGGCATCCACCGGATCCCGTACTCCGCGGCGAAAGGGGGTATCAATGCGATCACCGCATCGCTGGCGATGGAGTACGCCGACTACGGGATCCGGGTGGTGGCGACCGCGCCGGGCGGCACCGATGCTCCGCCCCGGCGCATCGGTCGCGGCACCCCCGTGCCGGTCGACGACACCGAACGCGGTTGGTTCCAGGCCCACATCGACCAGACCCTCGCGTCGTCGCTGATGCACCGGTACGGAACCCTCGACGAGCAGAGCGCCGCGATCTGTTTCCTGGCCTCCGACGAGGCGTCCTACATCACCGGCAGCGTTCTGCCGGTGGCCGGTGGCGACCTCGGCTGA
- a CDS encoding acyl-CoA dehydrogenase family protein, whose amino-acid sequence MTISVAERAELAAAVRHLLHDECTEQHVRETISGDEGYDPELWRKLAAQGVTGLLIDPAYGGVGLGALELEAVAEETGAALLPAPFIGSAVLATALIDEAGTDEDKQLLLPGLAAGTSIATVALTGARGTWAQEGVAVRARGGDAGAHTLSGNAHYVLSGQVADVILVVARTDGGGGIGIFQVDPDALGLVRTAAEVFDPSVRFSTFTFDNTPARRLGTAGWEAVSHALDLGVIALAGEQVGGARRIFDTTVEYLKTRIQFGRAIGSFQALKHMAADLLIQVESATSAAQHAAAEKAAGSDDAAGAIALAGFFCAETYNTTAMQAIQMHGGIGFTWEHPAHLFVRRARTGLQLFGSSSRHRERYLTAKGA is encoded by the coding sequence ATGACGATCAGCGTGGCAGAGCGCGCGGAGCTTGCCGCCGCGGTCCGGCATCTGCTGCACGACGAATGCACCGAGCAGCACGTGCGGGAGACGATCAGCGGCGACGAGGGCTATGACCCTGAGCTGTGGCGCAAGCTCGCCGCTCAGGGGGTCACCGGGCTGCTGATCGACCCCGCGTACGGCGGTGTCGGTCTGGGCGCCCTCGAACTCGAGGCCGTCGCCGAGGAGACCGGCGCGGCCCTGCTGCCCGCACCGTTCATCGGCAGCGCTGTGCTGGCGACGGCTCTCATCGACGAAGCGGGCACCGACGAGGACAAACAGCTCCTGCTGCCGGGCCTGGCCGCAGGCACCTCGATCGCGACGGTCGCGCTGACCGGGGCACGTGGCACCTGGGCGCAGGAAGGCGTCGCGGTCCGCGCCAGAGGCGGCGACGCAGGCGCTCACACGCTGAGCGGCAACGCGCACTACGTCCTGAGCGGCCAGGTCGCCGACGTCATCCTGGTGGTGGCACGCACGGACGGGGGCGGGGGCATCGGGATCTTCCAGGTCGACCCGGACGCCCTCGGTCTGGTGCGCACCGCGGCGGAGGTTTTCGATCCTTCGGTCCGGTTCTCGACGTTCACGTTCGACAACACCCCGGCGCGACGTCTGGGCACCGCAGGCTGGGAGGCGGTGAGCCACGCGCTGGACCTCGGGGTGATCGCGCTGGCCGGTGAGCAGGTCGGCGGCGCCCGCCGCATCTTCGACACCACGGTCGAGTACCTCAAGACCCGCATCCAGTTCGGCCGCGCCATCGGCAGCTTCCAGGCGCTCAAGCACATGGCAGCCGACCTGCTGATCCAGGTGGAATCGGCGACCTCGGCCGCGCAGCACGCCGCCGCCGAGAAGGCCGCGGGCAGCGATGACGCCGCGGGCGCGATCGCGCTGGCCGGTTTCTTCTGCGCCGAGACGTACAACACGACGGCCATGCAGGCCATCCAGATGCACGGCGGCATCGGCTTCACCTGGGAACATCCGGCGCATCTTTTCGTGCGCCGGGCCCGCACCGGCCTGCAACTGTTCGGCAGCTCGAGCCGGCACCGCGAGCGTTACCTCACCGCGAAAGGCGCCTGA
- a CDS encoding acyl-CoA dehydrogenase family protein → MTDELPSPEELAAEVRQWLTHNWKGLPAQSDPWVSTPERVAWLEKTVDAGYAVPTYPKQWWGRGYPHKLASVIEKEFRAVRAPGSRLDKYSIPANTILMFGNETIKRDLLREFLTERSRTCLLYSEPGAGSDLASVRTTAARDGNDWVINGQKVWTSGAATSEYALLIARTDWDVPKHKGLSFFVIPMKQAGIEVRPLVQITGESHFNEVFVTGARVSDEYLVGGEGNGWRVLQTALAYERSIMGDSGRGSRNKSKADDIVGLAREHGRLDDPAIRKELANVLALRELNRLNNARAKASAGQGTSSSIMSLGKLAMSNILHAEARLKTEIIGAEALLAGRENPEADDINFLTLNAFFTSIGGGTDQVQRNIIGERVLGLPKEPEVDRDIPFREARRS, encoded by the coding sequence ATGACCGACGAACTGCCAAGCCCCGAGGAATTGGCTGCCGAGGTGCGGCAGTGGCTCACCCACAACTGGAAAGGGCTGCCTGCGCAGTCCGATCCCTGGGTCAGCACCCCGGAACGAGTCGCGTGGCTGGAGAAGACCGTCGATGCCGGCTACGCCGTGCCGACCTACCCGAAGCAGTGGTGGGGACGCGGGTACCCGCACAAGCTCGCCTCGGTGATCGAGAAGGAGTTCCGGGCCGTGCGGGCTCCGGGTTCACGCCTGGACAAGTACAGCATCCCGGCCAACACCATCCTGATGTTCGGCAACGAGACCATCAAGCGCGACCTGCTGCGCGAGTTCCTCACCGAGCGCTCACGCACGTGCCTGCTCTACAGCGAACCGGGCGCGGGCTCGGATCTGGCGAGCGTGCGGACGACCGCGGCGCGTGACGGCAACGACTGGGTGATCAACGGGCAGAAGGTGTGGACCTCGGGTGCCGCGACGAGTGAGTACGCGCTGCTGATCGCCCGCACCGACTGGGACGTGCCCAAGCACAAGGGCCTGAGCTTCTTCGTGATCCCGATGAAACAGGCCGGCATCGAGGTCCGTCCCCTCGTGCAGATCACCGGTGAGTCGCATTTCAACGAGGTGTTCGTCACCGGTGCGCGCGTGTCCGACGAGTACCTCGTCGGTGGCGAGGGCAACGGGTGGCGGGTGCTGCAGACCGCCCTGGCCTACGAACGCTCGATCATGGGTGACAGCGGACGCGGATCGCGCAACAAGTCCAAGGCCGACGACATCGTCGGCCTCGCCCGCGAACACGGACGTCTCGACGATCCGGCGATCCGCAAGGAGCTGGCGAACGTACTGGCGCTGCGCGAGCTCAACCGCCTCAACAACGCCCGCGCGAAAGCCTCTGCCGGGCAAGGCACGTCGAGCTCGATCATGTCGCTCGGCAAGCTCGCGATGTCGAACATCCTGCACGCCGAGGCGCGACTGAAAACGGAGATCATCGGTGCCGAAGCACTTTTGGCCGGTCGGGAGAACCCGGAGGCCGATGACATCAACTTCCTGACCCTCAACGCGTTCTTCACCTCGATCGGCGGAGGCACGGATCAGGTGCAGCGCAACATCATCGGCGAACGCGTCCTGGGCCTGCCGAAGGAGCCCGAGGTGGACCGGGACATCCCGTTCCGCGAGGCACGCCGGAGCTGA
- a CDS encoding LysR family transcriptional regulator yields the protein MEIDFTRLRYFVAVAEELHFKRAADRLMITPPPLSKQIKLLEKELGGQLFERNYHEVRLTPLGEKLLGPARDILARVEDLKATATRITQGVAPVRVGATAYAPSDFLARLEKAVAGLAVPTHFSVPGSAAEVTAKLVSGHLDIGLIHLPSADKRLRHRVVARYQGAIAVRFDDPLAAKDVVAIEELRDREVVIDFARPNPVVLAGLTRSLTARGVTKIVRTINQLGGELEMATQVFNRHLVAMVTYAPESMIGRIFSPPEFKLIPIDEATWAPAQIALAWSPDRLSDRRSERALSPAEVEAIVDQLERTVAHAHRSA from the coding sequence ATGGAGATCGACTTCACCAGACTCAGGTACTTCGTCGCGGTCGCTGAAGAGCTGCACTTCAAACGTGCCGCCGACCGGTTGATGATCACGCCTCCTCCGCTTTCCAAACAGATCAAGCTGCTGGAGAAGGAGCTCGGGGGGCAGTTGTTCGAACGCAACTACCACGAGGTGCGGCTGACCCCGCTCGGCGAGAAGCTGCTGGGTCCCGCGCGCGACATCCTGGCCCGCGTCGAGGACCTCAAGGCGACCGCGACCCGGATCACCCAGGGTGTGGCGCCGGTGCGGGTCGGCGCCACGGCGTACGCACCGTCGGACTTCTTGGCGCGGCTGGAGAAGGCGGTCGCCGGCCTGGCGGTGCCCACGCACTTCAGCGTGCCGGGATCGGCGGCGGAGGTGACCGCCAAGCTGGTGTCAGGCCACCTCGACATCGGGCTGATCCACCTGCCGTCGGCGGACAAACGGCTGCGCCACCGGGTCGTGGCGAGGTACCAGGGCGCGATCGCGGTCCGGTTCGACGATCCGCTGGCCGCAAAGGACGTCGTCGCGATCGAGGAGTTGCGCGATCGTGAGGTCGTCATCGACTTCGCCCGACCCAACCCGGTGGTGCTCGCGGGTTTGACGCGCAGTCTCACCGCCAGAGGTGTCACCAAGATCGTGCGCACCATCAACCAGCTCGGCGGTGAACTCGAGATGGCGACCCAGGTGTTCAACCGGCATCTGGTCGCCATGGTCACCTACGCGCCGGAATCGATGATCGGCAGGATCTTCTCGCCGCCGGAGTTCAAACTGATCCCCATCGACGAAGCGACGTGGGCACCCGCACAGATCGCGCTCGCGTGGTCACCGGACCGGCTGTCGGACCGGCGTTCCGAGCGGGCCCTGTCCCCCGCCGAGGTCGAGGCCATCGTGGATCAGCTCGAACGTACCGTGGCGCATGCGCACCGGAGCGCATAA
- a CDS encoding LuxR C-terminal-related transcriptional regulator, with amino-acid sequence MRTGAHNWRVLCGRDRELGKLGEHVAAAERAARLVVLTGEPGIGKTALLRELSQRHSAWWALGAEWESDLPGGVLAQLIQDDIPDDPLDGAAHLVDHVRAAGVRLVLVDDAHHADVESLQALSTLVRHQRDLPVLVVLATWSPAALPVPLATAESVELTGLSVSAVVELARLRGITIHPTLADRLTRHTAGNPRDVLALFDEVPPSAWARLDSALPAPRHVVERVATQLQACGPAGRGLVEALAVLGAPGDGATWDGVTLAEAAELAGLTGSSESLSALDEAVAAGLVTHVVHFEPRLRDRLTGSAVLTLLGAHAAAEAHRRAAEVISDPRRRLRHRVAATAAPDEALAAEVDALARTSGADGAWAQAATLFHDASRLTSDPLLRDERLTRSVDALVAAGDCGAAAQLIPMIESLRETPLRNAVLAYLAILRGRATEAEVRLRRAWDIVNPERDPETAALVAQRHVLHWLIRGRGSDLVRWADTALRLADRESPTAIESAAIRGLGLAAAGRPDQATAAYDDLAEHIVHGAQAQRVTMGRGWLQLIRDDVDGARSNLESAIATANLGGSSRITLWGMAWLARAHFVSGDWDAALDTVASGRDLAAASGITITTPLLEWTAAQINALRGDWDAAHTAVQAADKVTQDYEMMRIPTLLARAQVAEAEADYPKVRRVLEPLAALAARAPGTALTEPGYWPWPDVLANALVIDGALDEADEFLRPHEQVARERGHRSAMARLGYARGRLLGARAELAAARDRFEESLALLDGLPLRYDRARINFAYGQTLRRAGKRREADAVIATARDLYLSLGAHTYVARCDRELKAGGLHQLRGSRDSVELTPQEDAVTALVAQGLSNREVAAELYVSPKTVQYHLTRVYAKLGVRSRAELAALRR; translated from the coding sequence ATGCGCACCGGAGCGCATAATTGGCGCGTGCTCTGCGGACGCGATCGTGAACTCGGCAAGCTCGGCGAGCACGTCGCCGCCGCGGAACGCGCCGCACGTCTGGTGGTGCTGACCGGTGAACCCGGGATCGGCAAGACCGCTCTGCTGCGGGAGCTTTCGCAGCGGCACAGTGCGTGGTGGGCACTCGGTGCGGAGTGGGAGTCCGACCTGCCCGGAGGCGTGCTGGCGCAGCTGATACAGGATGACATCCCCGACGATCCTCTCGACGGCGCTGCCCATCTGGTCGACCACGTGCGGGCTGCGGGCGTGCGCCTGGTCCTCGTCGACGACGCCCACCACGCCGATGTCGAATCGCTGCAGGCACTTTCGACGCTCGTGCGGCATCAGCGGGATCTACCGGTCCTGGTCGTGCTGGCCACGTGGTCGCCGGCTGCCCTGCCCGTCCCGCTCGCTACGGCCGAATCGGTCGAGTTGACCGGTCTTTCGGTGTCGGCAGTCGTGGAGCTGGCCCGGCTGCGGGGCATCACCATCCATCCCACCCTCGCCGACCGGCTGACCCGGCACACCGCCGGCAACCCGCGCGATGTGTTGGCGTTGTTCGACGAGGTGCCGCCGTCGGCGTGGGCCAGGCTCGACTCAGCGCTGCCCGCACCGCGTCACGTCGTCGAGCGCGTCGCGACGCAGTTGCAGGCATGCGGCCCGGCGGGACGTGGACTCGTCGAGGCGCTCGCGGTGCTCGGCGCGCCCGGCGACGGGGCCACCTGGGACGGCGTCACTCTCGCCGAGGCCGCCGAACTGGCCGGCCTGACGGGATCATCCGAGTCGCTGTCGGCCCTCGACGAGGCCGTCGCGGCCGGTCTCGTCACGCACGTGGTGCATTTCGAGCCTCGGCTCCGGGATCGACTGACCGGATCGGCGGTGCTCACGTTGTTGGGCGCCCACGCGGCCGCCGAGGCGCATCGGCGTGCGGCCGAGGTGATCTCCGATCCGCGCCGCAGGTTGCGTCACCGGGTGGCCGCCACCGCGGCGCCCGACGAGGCACTGGCCGCCGAGGTCGACGCCCTCGCCAGGACCAGTGGCGCCGACGGTGCGTGGGCGCAGGCCGCGACGCTTTTCCACGATGCGAGCAGGCTGACCTCGGACCCGCTGCTGCGCGACGAGCGGCTCACCCGTTCGGTCGACGCACTGGTGGCCGCGGGCGACTGTGGCGCGGCCGCGCAACTGATCCCGATGATCGAGAGCCTACGTGAAACCCCGTTGCGCAACGCGGTTCTGGCTTATCTGGCAATCCTGCGCGGGCGTGCCACCGAGGCCGAGGTGCGGCTGCGCCGGGCCTGGGACATCGTCAACCCCGAACGCGATCCGGAGACCGCCGCGCTCGTCGCGCAACGTCATGTCCTGCACTGGCTCATACGTGGCCGCGGTTCCGACCTGGTGCGCTGGGCGGACACCGCGCTGCGCCTCGCCGACCGCGAATCCCCCACCGCCATCGAGTCGGCCGCGATACGCGGACTCGGTCTGGCCGCCGCGGGGCGGCCCGATCAGGCCACCGCTGCCTACGACGACCTGGCCGAGCACATCGTGCACGGCGCGCAGGCCCAGCGGGTCACGATGGGACGCGGTTGGCTCCAACTGATCCGCGACGACGTCGACGGCGCCCGCAGCAACCTCGAAAGCGCGATCGCCACAGCCAATCTGGGCGGGTCGAGCCGGATCACGCTGTGGGGCATGGCGTGGCTCGCGCGCGCCCACTTCGTCAGCGGCGACTGGGACGCCGCGTTGGACACCGTGGCGTCCGGGCGTGATCTGGCCGCCGCGAGCGGGATCACCATCACCACTCCGCTGCTGGAATGGACTGCCGCACAGATCAATGCGCTGCGCGGCGACTGGGACGCCGCCCACACGGCGGTGCAGGCGGCCGACAAGGTGACGCAGGACTACGAGATGATGCGGATCCCGACGTTGCTGGCGCGCGCCCAGGTCGCCGAGGCCGAGGCCGACTATCCGAAGGTTCGCCGCGTGCTGGAACCGTTGGCGGCCCTGGCCGCCAGGGCGCCTGGCACCGCGCTCACCGAACCGGGTTACTGGCCCTGGCCCGACGTGTTGGCCAACGCACTCGTGATCGACGGCGCGCTGGACGAGGCCGACGAATTCCTGCGCCCCCATGAACAAGTCGCTCGCGAGCGAGGGCACCGTTCGGCGATGGCCCGCCTCGGGTACGCGCGGGGACGGCTGCTCGGCGCCCGGGCTGAGCTCGCCGCGGCGCGGGACAGGTTCGAGGAGTCGTTGGCGCTCCTCGACGGGCTTCCGCTGCGCTACGACCGGGCCCGGATCAACTTCGCGTACGGGCAGACCCTGCGACGGGCCGGTAAGCGGCGCGAAGCCGATGCCGTGATCGCCACGGCCCGTGACCTGTACCTGTCGCTCGGGGCGCACACGTACGTCGCACGCTGTGACCGCGAACTCAAGGCCGGCGGTCTGCACCAGCTGCGGGGATCGCGTGACAGCGTCGAGCTCACCCCGCAGGAAGATGCCGTGACCGCCCTCGTCGCACAGGGACTGTCCAACCGTGAGGTTGCTGCCGAACTGTACGTATCTCCCAAGACTGTCCAGTACCACCTGACCCGGGTGTACGCGAAACTCGGCGTGCGGTCCCGCGCCGAGTTAGCTGCACTTCGACGATGA